One Candidatus Dormiibacterota bacterium genomic window carries:
- a CDS encoding alpha/beta hydrolase — translation MNGIQLAYQIFGTGSPLVLLHGGFGSVEMFGPNVELLAGGHRVIGVDLQSHGRSPAVDRPMRFETMADDIAALIAELKLERAAIMGFSLGGAVALRTAIQHPELVERLALVSTVFKRSGWYPEMTASMDAMGPEVAEPLKQSPMYEA, via the coding sequence GTGAACGGCATCCAACTCGCTTATCAAATCTTCGGAACGGGCTCCCCACTCGTCCTGCTGCACGGCGGCTTCGGGTCGGTTGAGATGTTCGGCCCTAATGTGGAGCTTCTTGCTGGCGGGCATCGCGTCATCGGCGTGGATCTCCAGTCCCACGGCCGATCGCCCGCCGTTGATCGGCCGATGCGCTTCGAGACGATGGCCGATGACATCGCGGCGCTGATTGCGGAACTCAAGCTCGAGCGTGCCGCGATCATGGGTTTCTCGCTGGGCGGCGCGGTAGCGTTGCGCACGGCCATCCAGCATCCCGAATTGGTGGAACGGCTCGCTCTGGTCTCAACGGTCTTCAAGCGCAGCGGTTGGTATCCGGAGATGACCGCGAGTATGGATGCAATGGGACCTGAGGTGGCGGAGCCCTTGAAGCAAAGTCCGATGTACGAAGCGTAG
- a CDS encoding DinB family protein → MSKPNRAELITRYREGPAVLADAVSRLSERQLDHKPADGGFSAREVVHHTADSEMTSAIRLRRLVAEDNPQITGYDPDLFAARLHYARRPVQPSLDAIRAARESTASILEALSEAEWERAGTHSELGAYSVDKWLEIYAAHCHDHADQARRAAEGAD, encoded by the coding sequence ATGTCGAAACCGAACCGCGCGGAGCTCATCACCCGGTATCGGGAAGGCCCCGCCGTGTTGGCGGACGCGGTGTCTCGCCTGAGCGAGAGGCAGCTCGACCACAAGCCCGCAGACGGGGGCTTCTCGGCACGCGAGGTGGTGCACCACACGGCAGATAGCGAAATGACCTCGGCCATCCGCCTTCGCCGGCTGGTCGCCGAGGATAATCCCCAGATCACAGGCTACGATCCCGACTTGTTCGCGGCACGTCTTCACTACGCCCGCCGTCCAGTGCAGCCATCACTCGACGCCATTAGGGCTGCACGGGAATCAACTGCGTCAATCCTCGAGGCCCTTAGCGAGGCGGAGTGGGAGCGGGCCGGCACGCACAGCGAACTGGGCGCATATTCGGTCGATAAGTGGCTCGAGATATATGCTGCCCACTGCCACGACCACGCCGACCAGGCACGCCGCGCAGCAGAAGGGGCGGATTAG
- a CDS encoding LLM class F420-dependent oxidoreductase, whose product MNGMPFFGYHMPSFTFPGVPPDQLFDHAAGLARSAENAGFELVTVMDHFYQITPIGKEEEPMLEAYSTLGALARETSRIRLATLVTGVTYRNPALVAKMVTTLDVISKGRMICGIGAAWNESEHVGFGFPFPPIRERMDRLDEALNIIKLMFTQERPSFSGTHYRIDRALNNPRPLQPGGPKIMVGGGGEKRTLRLVARYADMSHWFGPLADIKRKIEILNRYCEEEGRDPGTITKTMGSPVVLVENEGQVKTVMERMPPERRVMFQPATPEQAAEILQDFIAAGIEGFTFGNPTMRTPDEFERARRLIAAVTKA is encoded by the coding sequence ATGAACGGTATGCCCTTCTTTGGTTATCACATGCCCAGCTTCACGTTTCCGGGTGTTCCCCCGGACCAGCTCTTCGATCACGCAGCCGGGCTTGCGCGTTCGGCGGAAAACGCTGGCTTCGAGCTGGTGACGGTGATGGACCACTTCTACCAAATCACTCCCATCGGCAAGGAGGAGGAGCCGATGCTCGAGGCCTATTCGACGCTTGGGGCGCTGGCTCGGGAGACGAGCCGCATACGTCTGGCAACGCTCGTGACAGGCGTGACCTATCGCAACCCGGCCCTTGTGGCCAAAATGGTTACGACGCTCGACGTGATATCGAAGGGGCGCATGATCTGTGGCATCGGCGCCGCCTGGAACGAGTCCGAGCATGTCGGGTTCGGCTTTCCGTTTCCGCCGATCCGCGAGCGTATGGACCGGCTCGACGAGGCGCTGAACATCATCAAGCTAATGTTCACCCAGGAGCGGCCGTCCTTCAGCGGCACGCATTACCGCATCGACCGCGCGCTCAACAACCCACGCCCGCTGCAACCTGGTGGACCGAAGATCATGGTCGGCGGTGGCGGCGAGAAGCGCACCTTGCGCCTGGTCGCGCGCTACGCCGATATGTCGCACTGGTTCGGCCCGTTGGCGGACATCAAACGGAAGATTGAAATCCTGAACCGCTACTGCGAAGAAGAGGGCCGGGACCCGGGCACCATCACCAAGACCATGGGCTCCCCGGTCGTCCTGGTAGAAAACGAGGGACAGGTCAAGACCGTGATGGAACGGATGCCGCCCGAGCGGCGGGTAATGTTCCAGCCGGCCACCCCCGAACAGGCTGCCGAGATCCTGCAAGACTTCATCGCCGCCGGCATCGAGGGCTTCACCTTCGGCAACCCTACGATGCGGACGCCGGACGAATTCGAGCGCGCGCGCCGCCTGATCGCCGCGGTCACGAAGGCGTAG
- a CDS encoding nuclear transport factor 2 family protein, with the protein MSESNARTKTESRAVALARSHLEAWTNHDFDTVRGNLAKDVQFYSPAANLVGIDEYMDAPRGLTQFARQVVPGSLRLIATMGDERNALIMYEVSTEGGPIGPKLLPSAQTWLLDDDGKIKVERMVSYVASRAI; encoded by the coding sequence ATGTCCGAGAGCAATGCGAGAACCAAAACGGAGTCGCGGGCGGTCGCCCTCGCCCGGTCCCACCTGGAGGCGTGGACCAATCACGACTTCGACACCGTGCGCGGCAACCTAGCGAAGGACGTGCAGTTCTACAGTCCGGCCGCGAACCTCGTGGGCATCGACGAGTACATGGACGCCCCGAGAGGCCTGACGCAATTCGCACGACAAGTCGTGCCCGGCAGCCTGCGCCTGATCGCCACCATGGGCGATGAGCGGAACGCGCTGATCATGTATGAAGTCAGCACCGAGGGCGGCCCGATCGGGCCGAAGCTGTTGCCCTCCGCGCAGACCTGGCTATTGGACGACGACGGAAAGATCAAGGTCGAGCGGATGGTCTCCTACGTCGCTTCGCGCGCGATCTGA
- a CDS encoding metalloregulator ArsR/SmtB family transcription factor — MVEYSTRQLDAVYAAIAHPVRRRVLDQLRPRDATVTQIAAAHPISLAAVSKHIRVLEDAHLVRRTIVGREHRLTLEPAPLASAAGWLGTYRQFWEERLDLLEARLRARKRR; from the coding sequence GTGGTTGAATATTCTACTCGACAGCTCGATGCCGTGTACGCGGCGATTGCCCATCCGGTGCGCCGGCGGGTTCTCGATCAACTCCGGCCGCGTGACGCGACCGTGACCCAGATCGCCGCGGCGCACCCGATCTCCCTGGCGGCCGTCTCCAAGCACATTCGCGTCCTCGAAGATGCGCACCTCGTGCGGCGAACGATCGTGGGTCGCGAGCATCGCCTTACCCTCGAGCCGGCGCCACTCGCTTCGGCGGCGGGCTGGCTCGGCACGTACCGGCAGTTCTGGGAAGAGCGTCTCGATCTCCTCGAGGCCAGGCTCCGCGCCCGGAAGCGGCGGTGA
- a CDS encoding SRPBCC domain-containing protein, whose translation MIDAQAIEIHRRLPAPIGEVFRWWTEPDLLQEWMTPIGTIEADVDLRVGGRLRIVMKGEGRVIEHTGEYLEIDPPRRLVFTWVSPYTGSVPSVITVELSDAGDGLTDLRLVHAQLPDEAARWHRGGWDAMLDRLGGRLHEKEGLYRAG comes from the coding sequence GTGATCGACGCCCAGGCGATCGAGATCCATCGCCGCCTGCCTGCCCCGATCGGCGAGGTCTTCCGCTGGTGGACGGAGCCCGACCTGCTGCAGGAGTGGATGACGCCGATCGGCACCATCGAAGCCGACGTCGATCTTCGTGTCGGTGGGCGGTTGCGCATCGTCATGAAGGGCGAGGGCCGCGTGATCGAACACACCGGTGAATACCTGGAAATCGATCCTCCGCGCCGCCTGGTTTTCACCTGGGTTTCGCCCTACACCGGCAGCGTGCCCAGCGTCATCACCGTGGAGCTCAGCGACGCCGGCGACGGTCTCACCGACCTGCGCCTGGTCCACGCGCAATTACCCGATGAAGCCGCCCGCTGGCATCGTGGGGGATGGGACGCAATGCTCGACCGCCTAGGTGGCCGTCTGCACGAGAAGGAGGGACTGTATCGTGCCGGTTGA
- a CDS encoding SRPBCC family protein: MPVDVLTETVIDRPPAQVAAYAGDPSNAPRWYVNIKSVEWKTPPPMRIGSQLAFVAQFLGRRLAYTYEVIDLVPGRRLVMKTAQGAFPMETTYTWEPVGERQTRMTLRNRGEPAGFSKIAAPFMAAAMRRANRKDLALLKMLLERPA, translated from the coding sequence GTGCCGGTTGACGTGCTCACCGAGACGGTGATCGATCGCCCGCCCGCCCAAGTCGCTGCCTACGCGGGCGATCCATCCAATGCGCCGCGGTGGTACGTCAACATCAAGTCAGTCGAGTGGAAAACGCCGCCGCCGATGCGCATCGGATCACAGCTTGCCTTCGTCGCGCAGTTCCTCGGCCGCCGGCTCGCCTACACCTACGAGGTGATCGACCTCGTTCCGGGCCGTCGCCTCGTGATGAAGACTGCTCAAGGCGCCTTCCCGATGGAGACCACCTATACCTGGGAGCCGGTAGGCGAGAGGCAGACGCGGATGACCCTGCGCAATCGCGGCGAACCCGCGGGGTTCTCCAAGATCGCGGCGCCCTTCATGGCGGCGGCCATGCGTCGCGCAAATCGGAAAGATCTCGCCCTCCTCAAGATGCTGCTGGAACGACCGGCCTAG
- a CDS encoding carboxylesterase/lipase family protein, whose protein sequence is MSIAAGNFVVTTRQGRVRGHVTDGVAAFKGIPYALPPFGPNRFQPPRPPQTWDGVRDALEYGRVAPQPPYAPPFDQLLGDQGRPREDCLNLNVWTPDPSSGGLPVMVWIHGGAFVRGSGALPTYDGTRFARDGVVCVTLNYRLGADGFLYLGDGIANRGLLDQIAALQWVQENIRAFGGDPARVTIFGESAGAFSVATLLSMPRAEGLFQRAIAQSGAGHHTSSLATAQLVGRNLADKLGVAPTMPSIAAVPLDRLVEAQAALGQELAIRPDPARWGEVAANGMIFEPVVDGEVVPARPIERVVAGASADIELMVGTTTEEWRFFLVPGGAIDRVTADRLSSMARVMGLDVEQALPVYRASRPQATAGDLLAAMITDWFFRIPAIRLAEAHAKNGGSTHMYEFAWRSPLFDGRFGAAHAVEIGFVFDNLRREGAMGLAGDRPPQALADVMHRAWVGFATNGSPGWSPYHSLTRSVMRFDEAGGKVVNDPAANERQLWDSIR, encoded by the coding sequence ATGAGCATCGCGGCGGGCAACTTCGTGGTGACCACTCGGCAGGGCCGGGTTCGCGGTCATGTGACCGACGGCGTGGCGGCGTTCAAGGGAATTCCCTACGCCCTGCCACCGTTCGGACCGAATCGGTTCCAACCTCCACGGCCTCCGCAGACGTGGGACGGTGTGCGCGACGCGCTCGAGTATGGCCGCGTCGCGCCGCAACCGCCTTACGCACCGCCCTTCGATCAGCTCCTTGGTGATCAAGGCCGTCCGCGAGAGGACTGCCTCAACCTCAACGTGTGGACGCCAGACCCGAGCAGTGGCGGTCTGCCCGTCATGGTGTGGATCCACGGCGGCGCCTTTGTCCGAGGCTCCGGTGCGCTCCCAACCTACGATGGCACCCGCTTTGCTCGCGATGGCGTGGTCTGCGTCACGCTCAACTACCGACTGGGAGCGGACGGCTTTCTGTACCTCGGCGACGGGATCGCGAACCGGGGGCTGCTCGACCAGATCGCCGCGCTGCAATGGGTGCAGGAGAACATCCGGGCTTTCGGCGGTGACCCGGCCCGGGTCACGATCTTTGGTGAGTCGGCGGGCGCGTTCAGCGTGGCCACGTTGCTCTCGATGCCACGTGCGGAAGGCCTGTTCCAACGAGCGATCGCGCAAAGCGGGGCGGGACACCACACGAGCTCGCTGGCAACCGCCCAGCTGGTCGGGCGCAATCTTGCCGACAAGCTCGGCGTGGCGCCGACGATGCCGTCGATCGCGGCCGTCCCTCTGGATCGCCTCGTCGAGGCGCAGGCCGCGTTAGGGCAGGAGCTCGCCATCCGGCCAGACCCCGCACGATGGGGCGAGGTGGCGGCCAATGGGATGATCTTCGAGCCGGTCGTCGACGGCGAGGTGGTTCCGGCAAGGCCCATCGAGCGTGTCGTTGCGGGAGCAAGTGCTGACATCGAGCTGATGGTCGGCACGACCACGGAGGAGTGGCGCTTTTTCCTCGTTCCCGGGGGCGCGATCGACCGCGTCACCGCGGACCGTCTGTCGAGCATGGCCCGCGTCATGGGCCTCGATGTCGAGCAAGCCCTGCCGGTCTACCGCGCATCCCGACCGCAGGCAACAGCCGGCGACCTTCTCGCCGCGATGATCACGGACTGGTTCTTTCGTATTCCTGCCATCCGGCTCGCAGAGGCCCACGCCAAGAACGGTGGGTCGACGCATATGTATGAGTTCGCCTGGCGCTCGCCGCTCTTCGACGGTCGGTTTGGAGCTGCGCATGCGGTCGAAATCGGATTCGTCTTCGATAATCTGCGACGCGAAGGCGCCATGGGCCTGGCCGGCGACAGACCGCCGCAAGCGCTTGCCGACGTGATGCACCGCGCGTGGGTCGGGTTCGCCACTAATGGATCACCCGGATGGTCGCCCTACCATTCACTCACGCGGTCGGTGATGCGCTTCGACGAGGCGGGCGGGAAGGTCGTGAACGACCCGGCGGCTAACGAGCGCCAACTCTGGGACAGCATTCGCTGA
- the fabG gene encoding 3-oxoacyl-ACP reductase FabG, which produces MSGRFEGQTALVTGGGRGIGAATATRFAADGAKVVISDLDLEPAEAVAAQIRSHGAAALAVACDVTDRLSVEALVDRAVKEYASLDILVTCAGILRDNLVHKMTDSDWDLVVDTHLKGTFLCAQAAQRVMVPARRGKMVFLSSNSALGNRGQVNYSAAKAGIQGMARTLAIELGPFNINVNTVAPGFIETRMTQAVAQRTGIDYADLKKAAAERTPLRRIGRADDIAGVITFLCSDDASFVTGQTIYATGGP; this is translated from the coding sequence ATGAGCGGACGATTCGAGGGGCAGACCGCGTTGGTGACGGGCGGCGGGCGAGGGATCGGGGCAGCCACGGCGACGCGTTTCGCCGCCGACGGCGCGAAGGTCGTGATCTCCGACCTGGATCTCGAACCGGCGGAAGCGGTCGCCGCGCAGATCCGAAGCCACGGCGCAGCGGCTCTGGCGGTCGCCTGCGACGTGACGGATCGCCTCTCGGTGGAAGCCCTCGTCGACCGCGCCGTGAAGGAGTACGCGAGCCTCGATATCCTCGTTACCTGCGCGGGCATCCTCCGCGACAACCTGGTTCACAAAATGACCGATAGCGACTGGGACCTTGTCGTCGACACGCACCTCAAGGGCACGTTTCTCTGTGCGCAGGCGGCGCAGCGGGTGATGGTCCCGGCACGACGGGGCAAGATGGTGTTTTTGTCGTCCAATTCGGCGTTGGGCAACCGCGGGCAGGTCAATTACTCGGCGGCCAAGGCGGGCATCCAGGGAATGGCGCGGACGCTGGCGATCGAGCTGGGTCCCTTCAACATCAATGTCAACACGGTCGCACCCGGGTTCATCGAGACCCGGATGACGCAGGCGGTTGCGCAACGCACCGGGATCGACTACGCGGACTTGAAAAAGGCAGCGGCCGAACGCACCCCGTTACGTCGGATCGGCCGGGCCGACGATATTGCCGGCGTCATCACTTTTCTCTGCAGCGACGATGCGAGCTTTGTGACCGGGCAGACAATCTACGCAACCGGCGGACCCTAA
- a CDS encoding MaoC/PaaZ C-terminal domain-containing protein, whose amino-acid sequence MTGPLLAARPDLESGSVLPDLRKPPITKMQLVKYAGASGDFNLIHTDDETARTVGLEGVIAHGMLSMAFLGEYLCWLAGPESVRRLSVRFVEMVRPGDTLTCRARVKEQTTRDAGRRLHLEVWAENQRAERVTVGEAEVDIT is encoded by the coding sequence ATGACCGGTCCGCTGCTTGCGGCGCGGCCGGACCTCGAAAGCGGCAGTGTCCTGCCGGACCTTCGCAAGCCGCCGATCACCAAGATGCAGCTCGTAAAGTACGCGGGCGCCTCGGGCGACTTCAACCTGATCCACACGGACGACGAGACGGCGCGAACGGTCGGACTCGAGGGCGTCATCGCGCATGGCATGCTGAGCATGGCGTTCCTGGGCGAGTATCTGTGCTGGCTGGCCGGGCCGGAATCGGTGCGACGGCTTTCAGTCCGCTTCGTCGAAATGGTCCGGCCCGGTGACACGCTGACCTGCCGGGCCCGCGTGAAAGAGCAAACCACACGCGATGCCGGGCGGCGGCTTCACCTCGAGGTCTGGGCGGAAAATCAACGAGCCGAACGGGTCACCGTCGGCGAGGCGGAGGTTGACATCACATGA
- a CDS encoding MaoC family dehydratase N-terminal domain-containing protein, producing MDHPPALTSELIGRESEVALFEVERGAIRKFADAVQDQTPSCVRGDIAPPTFPTTFRMTIPGVTFDLARVLHGAQEYRYEKPLRAGDRVRCRVRVANVYRRQGRLGEMTFLILRMEGTDESDSPVFSGTTTAILR from the coding sequence ATGGATCACCCTCCGGCCCTGACCAGCGAGCTGATCGGACGCGAGTCCGAGGTCGCCCTCTTCGAGGTGGAGCGAGGCGCCATCCGAAAATTTGCCGACGCTGTGCAAGACCAGACGCCGTCATGCGTGCGCGGCGATATCGCGCCGCCCACCTTTCCGACCACCTTTCGGATGACGATCCCCGGCGTGACCTTCGACCTGGCGCGCGTGCTGCACGGCGCCCAGGAGTACCGGTATGAAAAGCCCCTTCGGGCGGGCGATCGCGTGCGCTGCCGAGTGCGAGTCGCCAACGTCTATCGGCGTCAGGGCCGCCTCGGCGAGATGACGTTTCTCATCCTGCGGATGGAAGGCACGGATGAGTCGGACAGCCCCGTGTTCAGCGGAACGACCACCGCCATCCTGCGATGA
- a CDS encoding alpha-hydroxy-acid oxidizing protein, producing MPETSFPFGPATQAEIYVSSADDLPLDPDEWERRAKAVLEPGPFDYIAGGAGGESTMRANLDAFGRWRLRPAMLAGNEQRDLHVTVLGTSSPAPFFLAPVGVLAAARSDGDLAVARASAASGVPWVVSTAASSPMEAIAEAMGAAPRWYQLYWVNDREVVASLVHRAEAAGYAAIVLTLDTLQLGWRVRDLANQYLPFILGEGIGQFTSDPVFRSRLSVSPEEDPRGAGAAMVGMFSNLGLRWDDLAWLRERTRLPLLAKGVLRADDARRVLDAGFQGVIVSNHGGRQVDGAVAALDALVEVRDALGDNTVVLMDSGIRRGADVIKALALGANAVLLGRPYAYGLAVAGQTGVERVIRNLMAEIDLTLALIGGRDVKALDRSWITLRP from the coding sequence ATGCCCGAGACATCGTTTCCGTTTGGGCCGGCGACGCAGGCCGAGATCTACGTCAGTAGCGCGGACGACCTTCCCCTCGACCCGGATGAGTGGGAACGCCGAGCCAAAGCGGTCCTCGAGCCGGGCCCCTTCGACTACATCGCCGGCGGTGCCGGCGGCGAGTCGACGATGCGGGCCAACCTGGACGCCTTCGGGCGCTGGCGTTTGCGTCCCGCGATGCTCGCCGGCAACGAGCAGCGAGATCTCCACGTCACCGTGCTCGGTACGTCGTCGCCGGCGCCGTTTTTTCTGGCGCCGGTCGGCGTGCTCGCCGCCGCCCGTTCCGACGGCGACCTCGCGGTCGCCCGTGCCTCAGCGGCCTCAGGCGTTCCATGGGTCGTCAGTACCGCAGCGTCATCACCGATGGAGGCGATCGCCGAGGCGATGGGCGCGGCGCCGCGCTGGTATCAGCTCTACTGGGTGAACGACCGCGAGGTGGTGGCCAGCCTGGTGCACCGGGCGGAGGCGGCCGGCTATGCCGCGATCGTCCTGACCCTGGACACGCTGCAGCTGGGCTGGCGCGTTCGGGATCTCGCAAACCAGTACCTGCCGTTCATCCTCGGCGAAGGCATCGGCCAATTCACCAGCGACCCGGTGTTTCGTTCGCGCCTTTCGGTCTCGCCGGAAGAGGATCCGCGGGGCGCTGGAGCGGCCATGGTCGGGATGTTCTCCAACCTGGGCCTACGCTGGGACGACCTCGCGTGGCTCCGCGAACGGACCCGCCTGCCTTTGCTCGCCAAGGGCGTCCTGCGAGCCGACGACGCGCGGCGAGTCCTCGACGCCGGATTTCAGGGCGTCATCGTTTCCAACCACGGTGGCCGGCAGGTGGATGGGGCCGTCGCGGCGCTCGATGCGCTGGTCGAGGTTCGCGACGCGCTGGGAGACAACACGGTGGTGCTGATGGACAGCGGGATCCGGCGCGGCGCCGACGTCATCAAGGCGCTCGCCCTAGGCGCGAACGCCGTCCTGCTGGGCCGGCCCTATGCCTACGGGCTCGCGGTCGCGGGCCAGACCGGCGTGGAGCGCGTCATCCGCAACCTGATGGCCGAGATCGATCTGACGCTCGCGCTGATTGGCGGCCGCGACGTAAAGGCCCTGGACCGATCATGGATCACCCTCCGGCCCTGA
- a CDS encoding PaaI family thioesterase: MDSWQQPTPGEPGIWNALGWRRAELEAGRAVLEWEPNSDQAFPAGDGWIVHGGMVTAILDSAMGSATWSLLDRDEVYLTADLRTEFYRPTRPGRIRATGWVVRKTRRVTFAASELHDEDGTLLASCRATNITIDLRDEPHRARRGPARPVSS, translated from the coding sequence ATGGACTCGTGGCAACAACCAACGCCGGGGGAGCCGGGGATCTGGAATGCGCTCGGCTGGCGGCGTGCCGAGCTCGAGGCAGGACGCGCCGTGCTGGAGTGGGAGCCGAACAGCGATCAGGCATTTCCGGCGGGCGACGGCTGGATCGTCCACGGCGGCATGGTGACCGCCATCCTCGACAGCGCCATGGGCAGCGCGACCTGGAGCCTTCTCGACCGGGACGAGGTCTACCTCACCGCCGACCTGAGGACGGAGTTCTATCGGCCGACCCGGCCGGGGCGAATCCGCGCGACCGGCTGGGTCGTGCGCAAGACTCGACGAGTGACCTTCGCCGCGTCCGAGCTGCATGACGAGGACGGCACGCTGCTGGCGAGCTGCCGCGCCACGAACATCACCATCGACCTGCGAGACGAGCCGCATCGCGCGCGTCGCGGTCCGGCCAGGCCCGTCTCCAGCTGA
- a CDS encoding 4-coumarate--CoA ligase family protein, whose protein sequence is MIFRSPYPDVDIPDISLPAFVLAGAAALGNKPALIDGPTGRTLTYAELARSVRRVAASLARRGFKKGDVFAIYSPNVPEYAVALHGVATLGGIATTSNPLSTPRELALQLNDAKAKYLVTVPQLLDHALEAARQAKVEEIFVFGEAPGATPFAALMEAEDAVPTVAIDPRKDLVALPYSSGTTGLPKGVMLTHRNLVANIVQTSAVVQATEDERSIAVLPFYHIYGFTVLLNISLYQGVTIVTMPRFDLELFLRLMQDYAITRANVVPPIVLALAKHPLVARYDLHALLSINSGAAPLDANVEQACGDRLKCFVAQGYGLTETSPVVSTTPVEPLKRRGGSAGLLIPNTECKVMDPASGAELGPGGQGEVWIRGPQVMTGYLNNPEATAAMLDAQGWLHTGDIGSVDADGYLHVVDRLKELIKYKGYQVAPAELEGLLLTHPAVADAAVIPCPDREAGEVPKALVVLKGAVTPDELIAFVNQQVAPYKKIRQLEIVSQIPKSPSGKILRRVLVEQERTRTAS, encoded by the coding sequence GTGATCTTCCGAAGCCCCTACCCGGATGTCGACATCCCGGATATCTCGCTGCCGGCCTTCGTGCTCGCCGGTGCCGCCGCGCTGGGGAACAAGCCGGCGCTGATCGATGGGCCGACCGGACGCACGCTCACGTACGCAGAGTTGGCCAGGTCAGTCCGCCGGGTGGCGGCCAGCCTCGCGCGCCGTGGGTTCAAAAAAGGCGACGTCTTCGCGATCTACAGCCCGAACGTTCCCGAGTACGCGGTCGCCTTGCACGGGGTCGCCACGCTTGGTGGGATCGCGACGACCTCAAATCCATTGTCGACGCCTCGCGAGCTCGCGCTTCAGCTCAACGACGCCAAAGCGAAGTACCTCGTCACCGTCCCCCAACTCCTCGACCACGCGCTCGAGGCGGCACGCCAGGCAAAGGTCGAGGAGATTTTCGTCTTTGGCGAGGCGCCAGGGGCCACGCCGTTCGCGGCGTTGATGGAAGCGGAGGACGCGGTCCCGACCGTGGCGATCGATCCCCGGAAGGACCTCGTGGCGCTGCCCTACTCGAGCGGGACGACCGGCCTGCCGAAGGGTGTCATGCTCACCCACCGAAACCTGGTCGCGAACATCGTGCAGACCTCCGCGGTCGTTCAGGCCACCGAGGACGAACGCTCGATCGCGGTCCTGCCCTTCTACCACATCTACGGCTTCACGGTGCTGCTGAACATCAGCCTCTACCAGGGCGTGACCATCGTCACCATGCCCCGCTTCGACCTGGAACTCTTCCTCCGGCTGATGCAGGACTACGCGATCACGCGCGCCAACGTCGTGCCACCCATCGTTCTGGCCCTGGCCAAGCACCCATTGGTCGCCCGATATGACCTGCACGCCTTGCTCTCGATCAACTCGGGCGCCGCCCCGCTCGACGCCAATGTTGAGCAGGCGTGCGGCGACCGCCTGAAATGCTTCGTCGCCCAGGGATACGGGCTCACCGAAACGAGCCCCGTGGTGTCGACCACGCCCGTCGAGCCCTTGAAGCGGCGCGGCGGCTCGGCCGGCCTCCTCATCCCGAACACGGAATGCAAGGTCATGGATCCCGCGAGCGGGGCCGAGCTAGGACCGGGAGGGCAAGGGGAAGTGTGGATCCGCGGACCCCAGGTGATGACGGGGTACCTCAACAATCCGGAGGCGACCGCGGCCATGCTCGATGCGCAAGGTTGGCTGCATACCGGGGACATCGGGTCCGTGGATGCCGATGGCTACCTGCATGTCGTGGACCGGCTCAAGGAGCTCATCAAGTACAAGGGATACCAGGTCGCGCCCGCCGAGCTCGAGGGACTTCTCCTCACGCACCCGGCCGTGGCCGACGCCGCGGTGATCCCATGCCCCGATCGGGAAGCCGGCGAAGTACCAAAGGCGCTGGTCGTGCTCAAGGGTGCCGTCACGCCGGACGAGCTGATCGCATTCGTGAACCAGCAGGTGGCGCCGTACAAGAAGATCCGGCAGCTCGAGATCGTGAGTCAGATCCCGAAGAGCCCTTCGGGGAAAATCCTGCGCCGTGTGCTGGTGGAACAAGAACGGACGCGGACCGCGTCATGA